A portion of the Saimiri boliviensis isolate mSaiBol1 chromosome 1, mSaiBol1.pri, whole genome shotgun sequence genome contains these proteins:
- the LOC120365328 gene encoding uncharacterized protein LOC120365328, producing the protein MDPLPAAAVWAAAEAEAGKEADPQAAGRARGCGSTHLLWSRGPTTLGGRGSAAVRGPRLVSCPRARRSAPRLSPSGVPQHSRAPVLWGSLCSSAPLSVGDTPALSHPRPSGVPLPSRVPVPWGVPVASRASVPRGPLPSCAGKALSRLQLAALRGAFLGLSEASSATVSSSPLSWCPGLVPCPVTLSHGPGGTFPGLGRLSQPPTLSQARQVAGHIHVQLDVGVLQLHQAALHLHLLLEGPDELCLDLVHLYVAILLCVMGQHRDCGQEGSWLHQEQCYLSQATWI; encoded by the exons ATGGATCCGCTTCCGGCCGCAGCAGTCTGGGCGGCAGCTGAGGCGGAGGCTGGCAAGGAGGCGGATCCCCAGGCGGCAGGTAGGGCGCGGGGCTGCGGCAGCACTCACCTGCTCTGGTCCCGCGGCCCGACCACCCTCGGCGGGAGGGGCTCAGCCGCCGTGCGCGGTCCCCGACTCGTTTCCTGCCCCCGCGCCCGGCGTTCGGCCCCGCGCCTCAGTCCCTCGGGGGTCCCCCAGCATTCCCGCGCGCCTGTTCTTTGGGGGTCCCTCTGCTCTTCCGCGCCCTTGTCCGTTGGGGATACCCCTGCCCTCTCGCACCCCCGTCCCTCGGGGGTCCCCCTGCCCTCCCGCGTCCCCGTCCCTTGGGGGGTCCCTGTGGCCTCTCGCGCCTCCGTCCCTAGGGGTCCCCTGCCCTCCTGCGCCGGGAAAGCCCTGTCCAGGTTACAGCTGGCCGCGCTCCGAGGCGCCTTTCTGGGGCTCTCAGAGGCGTCCTCGGCGACAGTTTCCTCCTCGCCCCTGTCCTGGTGCCCTGGTCTTGTGCCCTGCCCGGTCACGCTGAGCCATGGCCCTGGGGGCACCTTTCCTGGACTTGGACGCCTTTCCCAACCACCTACCCTCTCTCAAGCTCGTCAG GTGGCGGGACACATCCATGTGCAGCTCGATGTTGGTGTTCTCCAGCTCCACCAGGCTGCGCTGCATCTCCATCTGCTCCTTGAAGGCCCTGATGAGCTGTGCCTGGATCTTGTTCATCTGTACGTGGCTATCCTCCTCTGCGTCATGGGACAGCATCGGGACTGCGGGCAGGAAGGGAGCTGGCTGCACCAGGAGCAATGCTACTTAAGCCAG